The following coding sequences are from one Treponema parvum window:
- a CDS encoding Hpt domain-containing protein has translation MDLQILDVKQAMDMVDNDESLFTILLEGFLTDTQFDKDRLAELIKQKKFEEAASSVHRVKGAARQLCAQQLAAKGQELEDLLRRKSDEDAALKAKEFFDLYDKTRKIMSDELRRLK, from the coding sequence ATGGACTTACAAATACTTGACGTCAAGCAGGCTATGGATATGGTAGATAACGATGAGTCTCTTTTTACGATCCTTCTTGAAGGTTTTTTAACTGACACACAATTCGATAAAGACCGCCTTGCCGAACTGATAAAACAAAAAAAATTTGAAGAAGCCGCCAGTTCCGTCCATCGCGTAAAAGGAGCGGCAAGACAGCTGTGCGCACAGCAGCTTGCGGCGAAGGGCCAGGAACTTGAAGATCTTCTGCGAAGAAAGTCTGACGAAGACGCGGCTTTAAAGGCAAAGGAATTTTTCGACCTTTACGATAAAACCCGCAAAATTATGTCGGATGAGCTCCGAAGGCTGAAATAA
- the lepB gene encoding signal peptidase I, whose protein sequence is MNKIRILNLCAVFTALVFSILNINFHVDISFFAFPLSVLFAFARSYFSFVLFKKNDMRLIPVVRKFIQYEPYVFMAVFILRRAGEHETSYLLDLVCVIFWLCIAVCSFALQYYMSEKRVYSYNSLWESARKDIVKPKRSFAFRALTEAAEWIDALLQAVFMVLLIQIFFFQLYQIPSESMVPEFLIKDRVVVGKTASGPKFPLSEIGLPYLKTYRRGNIVVFRNPHYIIDRKSEIKTFVSQLVYMLSFTTVNLNVDEKGDPKADPLVKRVAGVPGEQLVMQDGILYARTKDSADFKQVEYDAEKAAWDLNSLPEKIKRNISYFPLTSEEYELMIECERQRNSLDLLVSAQECKDIAASFERLSRRTVKDQSAKQNSLKDLFTASDMFEYNLFDQNISVTQKLLSASGGSEWFTLFMTDWIARSELKSGYIGGDIYTDASFRLNIMIKLTLGRIILRNAELMFSNKTAGEKNSDEKRLSYFKTAQMLHFYILLHDRRNMPVFPANDASGKAQYIPENCYFMMGDNRFNSLDMRHSYNEKLVRLTDFDDFSVTYYSNMSPQYVNRRYILGTTALRFWPPGRIGRL, encoded by the coding sequence ATGAATAAAATACGGATTTTGAATTTGTGCGCAGTTTTTACAGCGCTTGTTTTTTCCATTTTAAATATAAATTTTCATGTCGACATTTCATTTTTTGCTTTTCCGCTTTCGGTTTTATTTGCGTTTGCACGATCATACTTTTCATTCGTTTTATTTAAAAAAAACGACATGCGCTTGATTCCCGTAGTAAGAAAATTTATACAGTACGAACCGTATGTTTTTATGGCCGTCTTTATTCTGCGCCGGGCGGGAGAGCACGAAACTTCTTATCTTCTTGACCTTGTGTGCGTCATATTTTGGCTTTGTATTGCCGTCTGTTCGTTCGCTTTGCAGTATTATATGAGCGAAAAACGCGTTTATTCGTATAATTCTTTGTGGGAAAGCGCCCGTAAGGACATTGTAAAGCCCAAACGCAGTTTCGCCTTCCGCGCATTAACCGAAGCTGCGGAATGGATCGACGCTCTTTTGCAGGCCGTTTTTATGGTGCTGCTCATTCAAATTTTCTTTTTTCAGCTTTACCAAATTCCTTCGGAATCCATGGTTCCGGAATTTCTTATAAAAGACCGCGTCGTCGTAGGCAAAACGGCCAGTGGCCCCAAATTTCCTCTTTCAGAAATCGGACTTCCGTATTTAAAGACATATAGGAGGGGAAACATAGTAGTATTCAGAAATCCGCATTACATAATAGACAGAAAATCCGAAATAAAAACGTTTGTGTCGCAGCTTGTGTACATGCTTTCGTTTACGACCGTAAATCTGAACGTCGATGAAAAGGGCGACCCCAAAGCCGATCCGCTCGTAAAGCGCGTAGCAGGCGTTCCCGGAGAACAGCTTGTGATGCAGGACGGAATTTTATATGCGCGCACAAAGGATTCCGCCGATTTCAAACAGGTGGAATATGACGCGGAAAAAGCCGCGTGGGATCTCAATTCTCTTCCTGAAAAAATAAAGCGGAATATAAGCTATTTTCCTCTTACGAGCGAAGAATATGAGCTGATGATCGAATGCGAAAGGCAGCGCAATTCCCTAGATCTCCTTGTCTCTGCACAGGAGTGTAAGGACATCGCCGCTTCTTTTGAACGCCTTTCACGACGAACGGTTAAAGATCAGTCTGCAAAGCAAAACTCTTTGAAAGACCTTTTTACCGCTTCGGACATGTTTGAATACAATCTTTTTGACCAAAACATATCGGTGACGCAAAAACTTTTAAGCGCCTCAGGCGGAAGCGAATGGTTTACCTTGTTTATGACGGATTGGATAGCCCGCTCCGAATTGAAATCGGGGTATATAGGCGGCGACATTTATACCGACGCGAGTTTTCGCCTTAATATTATGATAAAACTGACTCTCGGCCGCATCATACTTAGAAACGCCGAGCTCATGTTTTCAAATAAGACTGCGGGCGAAAAGAATTCCGATGAAAAGCGGCTTTCGTATTTTAAAACGGCACAAATGCTTCATTTTTACATACTTTTGCACGACCGGCGCAACATGCCCGTCTTTCCTGCGAACGACGCTTCAGGAAAAGCTCAATACATTCCTGAAAACTGCTATTTTATGATGGGAGATAATCGCTTTAATTCCCTTGACATGAGACATTCGTACAATGAAAAACTCGTGCGTCTTACGGACTTTGACGATTTTTCTGTTACTTATTATTCGAATATGTCGCCGCAATATGTAAACAGGCGCTATATTTTAGGAACTACGGCGTTAAGGTTTTGGCCGCCGGGCAGAATAGGCAGACTCTGA
- the secA gene encoding preprotein translocase subunit SecA: MIDKIMTFLFGSQSERDIKTLRPIVEKVNAKESWAASLPAEEFPKQTQILKDRIKNGETLESILPEAFALAREASKRVLGERPYDVQIMGAIVLNSGRITEMKTGEGKTLMCVAAAYLNSLSGKGVHIVTVNDYLAERDADWMRPVYAYLGQTVGSILSNMDNEARKAAYNCDITYGTNNELGFDYLRDNMQIELNRKVQRGFNFAVVDEIDSILIDEARTPLIISGAGEDDTFKYYEVEKYVNQLTEVEKDPVTGLYPDEVQMEAEERKNLKGDYTLDEKSRRVSFTDAGMNHIDEILHKHNLIKGTVFDEENFEYVHYFTQAVRAHRLYKNEVDYLVRDGQVQIVDEFTGRVLEGRRYGDGLHQAIEAKEHIRIAQRNRTMATITFQNFFRMYKKLSGMTGTAATEAVEFNKIYKLDVVVIPTNKPVIRKDENDEVYLNEEDKWNAICNEISSAHDKGQPILVGTISVEKSEYLSSLLTRKGVRHEVLNAKNHAREAMIIAEAGAKGSVTIATNMAGRGTDIKLGGNPEFRARKRAGTNATPEQYSAAYAVEKEKWLKDCDEVRSLGGLYVIGTERHESRRIDNQLRGRSGRQGDPGRSKFFISMDDDLMRLFGGERMKNIMRRIGMEPGEPIYHPWLNKGIENAQRKVEERNFEIRKHLLEYDDVLNEQRNVIYQQRDSILGDDDLADRVMNNAKDIANDIFDDYGKTSKNTKDNSAQILSERLKQSFGMLFSPDQLNRETVLAALQNDLTEKTTLAGKENLNMFIRYQYIQSIDKKWLDQLETLESLREGVSLRSYGSKNPLTEYKIDGFNIFYDMLDAIREEIVSKVFKVRIQVNPSIPREVKPQRQIEAKHSQASSSFSGDQARRQASGGAMQKSSTGAGVTVRRTVPKVGRNDPCPCGSGKKYKNCCGRNA, translated from the coding sequence ATGATAGATAAGATTATGACCTTCCTGTTCGGCTCTCAATCCGAACGTGATATCAAAACACTGAGACCTATCGTTGAAAAAGTCAACGCAAAAGAAAGCTGGGCGGCAAGCCTTCCGGCCGAAGAATTTCCCAAACAGACGCAGATATTAAAAGACCGCATAAAAAACGGCGAAACGCTCGAAAGCATTCTGCCGGAAGCCTTTGCTCTTGCCAGAGAAGCTTCAAAACGAGTTCTCGGAGAACGACCCTACGACGTTCAGATAATGGGCGCTATAGTTCTAAATTCCGGAAGAATTACCGAAATGAAAACCGGAGAAGGTAAAACCCTCATGTGCGTCGCCGCAGCTTATCTTAACAGCCTTTCAGGAAAGGGAGTTCACATAGTCACCGTAAACGACTACCTTGCCGAACGCGACGCAGACTGGATGCGCCCCGTCTACGCATACCTCGGACAAACCGTAGGCAGCATTCTATCGAATATGGATAATGAAGCGCGCAAAGCCGCGTATAACTGCGACATAACTTACGGAACGAACAACGAGCTGGGTTTTGATTATTTGCGGGATAACATGCAGATAGAGCTGAATCGTAAGGTGCAGCGCGGATTTAATTTTGCAGTCGTCGATGAAATAGACTCCATCTTAATAGACGAAGCAAGAACTCCTCTGATCATAAGCGGAGCGGGCGAAGACGATACTTTTAAATACTATGAAGTTGAAAAGTACGTAAACCAGCTTACGGAAGTTGAAAAAGATCCCGTAACAGGTTTATATCCGGACGAAGTGCAGATGGAAGCCGAAGAAAGGAAGAACCTGAAAGGCGACTACACGCTCGATGAAAAATCGCGCAGAGTTTCGTTTACCGACGCAGGGATGAACCACATCGACGAAATTCTTCACAAGCACAACCTTATAAAAGGCACCGTATTTGACGAAGAAAATTTTGAATACGTTCATTACTTTACACAGGCCGTACGCGCTCACAGACTTTATAAAAACGAAGTCGACTATCTCGTACGCGACGGACAAGTCCAGATCGTGGACGAATTTACCGGCCGCGTACTTGAAGGGCGCCGTTACGGAGACGGACTGCATCAGGCGATAGAAGCGAAAGAACACATACGAATCGCGCAGCGCAACCGTACTATGGCGACGATCACATTCCAGAATTTTTTCCGCATGTACAAAAAACTGTCCGGCATGACAGGAACGGCAGCGACGGAAGCCGTGGAATTTAACAAGATCTACAAGCTGGACGTGGTGGTGATTCCCACGAACAAACCGGTCATACGTAAAGATGAAAACGACGAAGTCTATCTTAACGAAGAAGACAAATGGAACGCTATCTGTAATGAGATTTCCTCCGCACATGACAAGGGACAGCCCATTCTCGTAGGAACCATATCCGTTGAAAAGTCCGAATATTTGTCATCCCTGCTGACACGAAAAGGAGTGCGCCACGAAGTTCTCAACGCAAAAAATCATGCCCGAGAAGCTATGATAATTGCGGAAGCGGGCGCAAAGGGCTCCGTTACGATAGCGACTAACATGGCCGGACGCGGAACCGACATAAAACTCGGAGGAAATCCGGAATTCAGAGCGCGCAAGCGCGCCGGTACAAATGCGACGCCGGAACAATATTCGGCAGCATACGCCGTTGAAAAAGAAAAATGGCTTAAGGACTGCGATGAAGTGCGTTCGTTGGGAGGCCTTTACGTAATAGGAACGGAACGGCATGAAAGCCGACGCATCGACAATCAGCTCCGCGGACGTTCAGGACGTCAGGGCGATCCGGGAAGAAGCAAATTCTTTATTTCCATGGACGACGATCTTATGAGATTGTTCGGCGGAGAGCGCATGAAAAATATAATGCGGCGGATAGGAATGGAACCGGGAGAGCCGATCTATCATCCATGGCTCAACAAAGGAATAGAAAACGCTCAGCGGAAGGTCGAAGAGCGCAACTTTGAAATCCGTAAACATTTGCTGGAATACGACGACGTTTTGAACGAACAAAGAAACGTGATATATCAGCAGCGCGATTCCATTCTGGGAGACGACGACCTTGCAGACAGGGTTATGAACAACGCAAAGGATATTGCAAACGATATTTTTGACGATTACGGAAAAACTTCCAAAAACACAAAAGATAACTCCGCGCAAATTCTTTCTGAGCGTTTAAAACAGTCCTTCGGTATGCTGTTTTCACCCGATCAATTAAACAGAGAAACAGTCCTCGCCGCCTTGCAAAACGATCTTACAGAAAAAACGACTCTCGCCGGAAAAGAAAACCTGAACATGTTCATCAGATACCAGTACATACAATCCATAGATAAAAAATGGCTGGATCAGCTTGAGACGCTGGAGTCACTGCGTGAAGGCGTAAGTTTACGCTCTTACGGCTCAAAAAATCCTCTTACGGAATACAAGATCGACGGATTCAATATTTTTTACGACATGCTGGATGCAATCCGCGAAGAAATCGTTTCGAAAGTCTTTAAAGTGCGCATACAGGTAAATCCTTCGATTCCGCGGGAAGTAAAACCGCAACGGCAGATCGAAGCAAAGCACTCACAAGCATCTTCGTCATTCAGCGGAGACCAGGCAAGACGGCAGGCCTCAGGCGGCGCTATGCAAAAATCTTCCACAGGCGCAGGCGTAACCGTACGTAGGACCGTTCCCAAAGTGGGAAGAAACGATCCCTGCCCATGCGGAAGCGGCAAAAAATATAAAAATTGCTGCGGAAGAAACGCTTGA
- a CDS encoding LIC_12708 family protein, which yields MINKKLPLYLLFFSTCFCSVFFSSCADSGVSNIVDSEKLFVLEYGKFDNQIDLFNISSVGPMSTFISMKDGFFYISNGESKKIMEMNSYGDLLTLFYNEETNVRPDFVLSTDTVDSTKKAVSYPFNFPGVITVDSRKCIYVVDSLPQEQQILNTDENLVYRQVVLRFASNGKALDYIGRQGVGGTPFPYIKSIYITRQDELVVVCVTNTGLIVYWFNSSGQLLYVVPINNSDLPNPFTENSTEDYYMTAGNIIPAPDKDILYIKIDYFLTHFDQDSKVQSGIDYTNTLLYPINASTGLYSEPLKIPAYEETVSDGFGKVVYTTPYEFIGVTDSGWMFFSLPVNDGYMLQIIQPGGHRVLNRKIKVDSARLLYYTFSLSQTGILSGLFAYPENAAIEWWRIDSLIENLSEG from the coding sequence ATGATAAATAAAAAATTGCCGTTATATCTTTTGTTTTTTTCAACGTGTTTTTGTTCCGTGTTTTTTTCTTCATGCGCGGACTCCGGCGTTTCAAACATAGTCGACAGTGAAAAACTTTTTGTATTGGAGTACGGAAAATTCGACAACCAAATAGATCTGTTTAATATTTCGTCCGTAGGCCCTATGAGTACCTTTATATCCATGAAAGACGGATTTTTTTATATATCCAACGGCGAATCTAAAAAAATAATGGAAATGAATTCTTACGGCGATCTGTTGACCTTGTTTTATAATGAAGAAACTAATGTGCGCCCGGATTTTGTTTTGTCCACGGATACCGTTGACAGCACTAAAAAGGCCGTGTCCTACCCGTTTAATTTTCCCGGCGTAATTACCGTAGATTCGCGCAAATGCATTTATGTTGTAGATTCTTTGCCGCAGGAGCAGCAGATTTTAAATACCGATGAAAATCTTGTCTACAGGCAGGTGGTGCTCAGATTTGCCAGCAACGGAAAAGCGCTCGATTATATAGGCCGGCAAGGGGTAGGGGGAACGCCCTTTCCGTATATAAAGAGTATTTATATAACCCGGCAAGACGAGCTTGTAGTTGTATGCGTAACAAATACCGGCCTCATCGTTTATTGGTTTAATTCTTCGGGGCAGCTTTTATATGTTGTGCCTATAAACAATTCGGATCTTCCCAATCCGTTTACCGAAAATTCTACGGAAGATTATTATATGACGGCGGGAAATATAATTCCTGCACCTGATAAAGATATTTTATACATAAAAATCGATTATTTTCTTACGCACTTTGATCAAGATTCTAAAGTGCAGTCAGGAATAGATTATACCAACACGCTTCTTTATCCTATAAACGCATCTACGGGATTGTATTCGGAACCTTTGAAAATTCCTGCGTACGAAGAAACGGTATCGGACGGTTTCGGCAAGGTAGTTTACACGACCCCGTATGAGTTTATCGGAGTTACCGATTCAGGCTGGATGTTTTTTTCTTTGCCCGTCAACGACGGCTACATGCTTCAGATAATTCAGCCCGGGGGTCACAGGGTTTTAAACAGAAAGATCAAGGTGGACAGCGCGAGACTTTTGTATTATACGTTTTCGCTTTCTCAAACGGGAATTCTTTCGGGGCTTTTCGCTTATCCTGAAAACGCCGCGATCGAATGGTGGCGCATCGATTCGCTGATAGAAAATTTGTCGGAAGGCTGA
- a CDS encoding (deoxy)nucleoside triphosphate pyrophosphohydrolase: MPHNSSVACLANSGKKVLIARRKLGGEMGGRWEFPGGKVEPDETDVRAAAREFREEFGIDVKVGGYICEAEFEHGGKKSILRAYEVFVPHDGIAKPYVLSEHLEYKWADLAEIEKLDFVDSDMKLYPSVKDYFTSKSGMRNLS, translated from the coding sequence ATGCCTCATAATTCTTCCGTGGCCTGCCTTGCTAATTCCGGCAAAAAAGTTCTGATCGCACGGCGAAAACTCGGCGGTGAGATGGGCGGAAGGTGGGAATTCCCCGGCGGAAAAGTAGAACCCGACGAAACCGACGTACGCGCCGCCGCTCGTGAATTCAGAGAAGAATTCGGAATTGACGTAAAAGTCGGCGGATATATTTGTGAAGCGGAATTTGAGCACGGCGGTAAAAAAAGCATTTTACGCGCTTATGAAGTTTTTGTTCCGCACGACGGTATTGCAAAACCTTACGTGCTTTCGGAACATTTGGAATATAAATGGGCGGATCTTGCCGAAATAGAAAAACTGGACTTTGTCGACTCCGATATGAAGCTTTATCCTTCGGTAAAAGATTATTTTACGAGTAAAAGCGGGATGCGAAACCTGTCATGA
- a CDS encoding MetQ/NlpA family ABC transporter substrate-binding protein gives MKKAITKAAVIALAAILTSPLFAGGSKEKDGKVITVGATPEPHAAILNLLIDDMAAEGYTLKVVEFTDYVTPNDAVESGEIDANFFQHVPYMETFNKEKNYHLVNVAGIHVEPLALYSKKYSKAADIPNGATIAIPNDPTNEGRALLLLQSAGYISVDAKAGLTAVPADITSNKKNFKFKEIEAASLPRVLADVDAAVINGNYAIPAGLTAAKDGLIVEGKDSPYVNILTVKAGNENSPAIKALAKAMKSQKVKDYIQKTYPNGDVIAVF, from the coding sequence ATGAAAAAAGCTATCACAAAAGCAGCGGTTATCGCGCTTGCAGCTATATTGACTTCACCGCTTTTTGCAGGCGGTTCAAAAGAAAAGGATGGCAAGGTTATCACCGTAGGGGCAACGCCCGAGCCGCACGCAGCTATTCTCAATCTTTTAATCGACGATATGGCGGCGGAAGGTTATACGCTTAAAGTGGTTGAATTCACCGACTACGTAACGCCGAACGACGCCGTAGAGTCGGGCGAAATCGACGCTAATTTTTTTCAGCACGTTCCCTACATGGAAACATTTAACAAAGAAAAAAACTATCATCTTGTGAACGTCGCCGGTATCCACGTGGAACCGCTTGCACTGTATTCAAAAAAATATTCCAAAGCGGCAGATATTCCGAACGGAGCGACGATAGCTATCCCGAACGATCCGACGAACGAAGGAAGAGCCTTGCTTTTGCTTCAGTCCGCAGGATATATAAGCGTTGACGCAAAGGCAGGTCTGACCGCCGTTCCGGCAGATATTACGTCCAATAAAAAGAATTTTAAATTCAAAGAAATAGAAGCGGCGTCGTTGCCGAGGGTTCTCGCAGATGTGGACGCAGCGGTAATAAACGGTAATTACGCGATTCCCGCAGGACTTACGGCCGCAAAGGACGGATTAATCGTCGAAGGCAAAGATTCTCCGTATGTGAACATTTTAACCGTAAAAGCGGGCAATGAAAATTCTCCCGCAATTAAAGCGCTCGCAAAAGCTATGAAAAGCCAAAAAGTAAAAGATTACATTCAAAAAACATATCCGAACGGAGACGTCATAGCCGTATTTTAA
- the mnmA gene encoding tRNA 2-thiouridine(34) synthase MnmA, protein MLYKDLDLPQKGDKVVVGISGGVDSTLAALLLKERGCRVIGVTMSLWKGDLPVIAAGKTLHNSCYGPDEIKNIAECSEFCRSNNIEYHVIDVKDAYQKEVLDYFKREYRSGRTPNPCIRCNRFIKFGALLEGLSKINVDYDYFCTGHYAKIVRPEEGLWGTDRRPAMISCAEDAAKDQAYFLYRIPSEVLEKVRFPLCGMKKSEVVELARKRRLSSAERKESQDFIPEEFFDMIFSDRPSLPGDIIDSDGKVLGRHRGIEHYTVGQRRGLGVSANRPLYVRSIDAKKNLVVLADNCDLDSTALIADDFVWPANIEPDRAFEAAVKIRLASRPVAAKIEPYDPHEKAAFKGRPYKITFEQPQRAVAPGQSVVIYKDNVILGGGCIFKSIPTVQ, encoded by the coding sequence ATGCTTTATAAAGACTTGGATCTGCCGCAAAAGGGCGACAAGGTAGTAGTAGGAATATCGGGCGGAGTTGACTCGACGCTCGCCGCTCTTCTTTTAAAAGAAAGGGGCTGCCGCGTCATAGGAGTTACCATGTCGCTGTGGAAGGGAGACCTTCCCGTAATCGCCGCAGGAAAAACTCTGCACAACTCGTGCTACGGCCCGGATGAAATCAAAAATATTGCCGAATGTTCCGAATTCTGCCGCAGCAATAATATAGAATATCACGTGATAGACGTAAAAGACGCCTATCAAAAAGAAGTTCTCGACTATTTTAAACGCGAATACCGTTCAGGAAGAACCCCGAACCCCTGCATAAGATGTAACCGTTTTATAAAATTCGGAGCTCTTCTTGAAGGTCTTTCAAAGATCAACGTCGACTATGATTACTTTTGCACAGGACATTACGCAAAAATAGTCCGGCCTGAAGAAGGCCTTTGGGGAACAGATAGGCGGCCTGCCATGATATCATGTGCGGAAGACGCCGCAAAAGATCAGGCATATTTTTTATACCGCATTCCGTCGGAAGTATTAGAAAAAGTACGCTTTCCTCTTTGCGGTATGAAAAAAAGCGAAGTAGTCGAGCTTGCAAGAAAAAGACGTCTTTCTTCCGCAGAAAGAAAAGAAAGCCAGGATTTTATTCCCGAAGAATTCTTCGATATGATATTTTCGGACAGGCCTTCGCTCCCGGGCGACATAATAGATTCGGACGGCAAAGTGCTCGGCCGTCACAGGGGAATCGAACATTATACGGTCGGGCAAAGGCGAGGCTTGGGGGTTTCGGCCAACAGACCGCTTTACGTCCGGTCGATAGACGCAAAAAAAAATCTTGTCGTATTGGCCGATAACTGCGATCTGGATTCCACGGCGCTGATAGCGGACGATTTTGTGTGGCCCGCAAACATCGAACCGGACAGAGCTTTTGAAGCGGCGGTAAAAATCAGGCTTGCTTCAAGACCTGTAGCGGCAAAAATCGAGCCGTACGATCCGCATGAAAAAGCCGCATTCAAAGGGAGGCCGTACAAAATCACCTTCGAGCAGCCGCAAAGGGCGGTCGCCCCCGGACAATCGGTTGTGATTTATAAAGATAACGTAATTTTAGGCGGCGGATGTATATTTAAATCAATTCCCACTGTACAATGA
- a CDS encoding PTS sugar transporter subunit IIA, whose product MEDDILTIEEVAKYLRVSERTVYDWAQKGEIPAGKIGTVWRFKKSEIENWVNAHLSSSSRFSMPVAAVQVKNILSPDRIVFIKHSAKHDALLELADVLGRAPQVKNSGELASEILKREELMSTAIGRGIAIPHVRLSSVTDLVMAVGICKNPITDFQPLDEFPVSILIMIAAAYNQHSYYLQTLSFFSSKLKDKELRGALMNASSAEEVYKLLN is encoded by the coding sequence GTGGAAGACGACATACTTACCATTGAAGAAGTTGCAAAATACCTACGCGTGTCTGAGCGTACTGTTTACGATTGGGCGCAAAAAGGCGAAATTCCCGCCGGAAAGATCGGGACGGTTTGGCGTTTTAAAAAATCGGAAATAGAAAATTGGGTAAACGCTCATCTGTCGTCAAGTTCAAGATTTTCGATGCCCGTTGCGGCGGTACAAGTAAAAAACATATTATCGCCGGATCGTATAGTTTTCATTAAACATTCCGCAAAACACGATGCGCTTTTGGAACTTGCCGACGTTTTAGGCAGAGCTCCGCAGGTAAAAAATTCCGGGGAATTGGCGTCGGAAATCTTAAAGCGGGAAGAACTTATGTCTACGGCGATTGGCCGCGGCATTGCCATTCCGCACGTGCGTCTTTCGTCCGTTACCGACCTTGTGATGGCCGTGGGTATTTGTAAAAATCCCATAACGGATTTTCAGCCGCTTGACGAATTTCCCGTAAGCATTCTTATTATGATAGCGGCAGCTTATAATCAGCATTCGTATTATCTTCAGACTTTGTCCTTTTTCAGCTCCAAATTAAAGGATAAGGAATTGCGCGGCGCTCTTATGAACGCTTCGTCTGCGGAAGAAGTGTACAAGCTTTTGAATTAG
- a CDS encoding RluA family pseudouridine synthase — MNFVPILYENEDIMVIEKPSGMSCQGGHKIFHPLDEELSKQVGYKVYLVHRLDRDTAGLMVVAKSSAAAGRWIKLIGGKQVQKEYKAVCIGTPSGGISGTITEPVSKGGIEKPAVTGYRVEKIFTFQDSDKAFAEGRRDFNTEISLLHLKLGTGRMHQIRIHLAKIGCPIVGDDKYGDFKLNKYLKKTAGVRRLMLACVHLTLPIAGKQKKFEIPEPLYFSDFLKTCSPRSGSTD, encoded by the coding sequence ATGAATTTTGTTCCGATCCTATATGAAAATGAAGATATTATGGTCATTGAAAAGCCTTCCGGCATGAGCTGTCAAGGCGGGCATAAGATTTTTCATCCGCTGGATGAAGAACTTTCAAAACAGGTAGGTTATAAAGTTTATCTTGTGCATCGCCTTGATCGGGATACGGCGGGACTTATGGTCGTAGCAAAGTCCAGTGCCGCCGCCGGCCGTTGGATAAAGCTTATAGGCGGAAAACAGGTGCAAAAAGAATATAAAGCGGTCTGCATAGGAACGCCCTCCGGCGGGATATCGGGAACTATAACGGAGCCCGTAAGCAAGGGCGGAATTGAAAAACCTGCCGTAACAGGCTATCGCGTGGAAAAAATTTTTACTTTTCAGGATTCGGACAAGGCCTTTGCCGAAGGTCGGCGCGATTTTAACACGGAAATATCGCTTTTGCATTTGAAACTCGGGACGGGACGCATGCACCAGATCAGGATTCATTTGGCAAAGATCGGCTGCCCGATTGTAGGTGACGACAAATACGGCGATTTCAAGCTTAATAAGTATCTTAAAAAAACGGCAGGCGTACGCCGTCTGATGCTTGCCTGCGTTCATCTTACCTTGCCGATCGCAGGAAAACAAAAGAAATTTGAAATACCTGAGCCGCTCTATTTTAGCGATTTTTTAAAGACGTGCTCGCCAAGATCAGGCTCTACCGATTGA
- a CDS encoding HigA family addiction module antitoxin, with amino-acid sequence MIRKPTHPGEVFLKDVLEPLGINVTDAAKMLGVTRKTLSEFVNGKSALSPEMAIRIAKATATTPESWMAMQMKLTLFLASQHEPENVKVACLA; translated from the coding sequence ATGATTAGAAAACCTACTCATCCGGGAGAAGTATTCTTAAAAGATGTTCTTGAACCGCTCGGAATAAACGTTACGGACGCTGCCAAGATGCTTGGCGTTACAAGAAAAACTCTCTCTGAATTTGTAAACGGAAAATCCGCTTTAAGTCCGGAAATGGCAATTAGAATCGCTAAAGCGACGGCTACCACGCCTGAAAGCTGGATGGCGATGCAAATGAAACTTACTTTATTTTTAGCTTCTCAGCACGAACCTGAAAATGTAAAGGTCGCTTGCTTAGCTTAG
- a CDS encoding type II toxin-antitoxin system RelE/ParE family toxin — MLPLLCVRLKRREKEMWSVTVSGNWRVTFYFEGQDAILVDYLDYH; from the coding sequence GTGCTGCCCTTGCTGTGCGTGCGCCTAAAACGGCGAGAAAAAGAAATGTGGTCTGTAACAGTAAGTGGAAACTGGCGCGTTACTTTTTATTTTGAAGGACAAGATGCGATTCTTGTCGATTATCTGGATTATCATTAA